One part of the Falco peregrinus isolate bFalPer1 chromosome 14, bFalPer1.pri, whole genome shotgun sequence genome encodes these proteins:
- the CNGB1 gene encoding cyclic nucleotide-gated cation channel beta-1, with product MPHGMILWSHPNLAPGLAQGGGMLGWIERVVPQPPVPHLTEETPPAPMRDPEPAKALMGKAGDPRDACDHAHTEVEKKVGFTVAEDSASVFESVGSSVLSWLSQGLEKVIPQPVPTPGTLQDLGKSFETSIDIPDQTEVQILRDEEEDALEITPLDPEEDNLDGYDSEDGTDPSKEERAGARVLNWLVQGFERVVPQPRMLKKLEAEPKEQKCNATAGTKGTKTQEKSESNASATQSTAAAVEPAVAKGQPQPVTTVIPWSLAEDGSRMFAWLLQGMEKVMPQPVTREKQGEQLVAAANSSAVEEIHIVPGEPEETNLVLEEINNDWINETMCEVMTWCHKAELVADAHPLPPIQEEAQEENRLPNSPNEFLLPRLWLCSLSTAKEEEEKEEEVEEEEEKKKEEEVEEEEEKKEEEEVEEEEEKKKEEEEVEEEEEKKEEEEEEKKEEEEEKKEEEEKVEESAGPLLWSLCLTADEGVDDVCLAEEALRFEQLEEAKISDLGGAFVQVEEERAEAAETDAEGIIYSSAPSSMSKRARDVELDQLVHDEPLTGGDASLPGHGMLEQLPNVPSYRATADSLIPILVASKPKAGVVNPSFCNEEQSPLGNYPTVDIKDADSGGHAVESDGTHLLVPSAGAPNTLLVPSTVPASPRRKLLAQEDGMEEGPVSQSPTRAWLSCDEEQRESLPERIGSATSLSSAIINNRLQELVKLFRERTEKVKEKLIDPDVTSDEESPAASPAKPAPAAAPLPPPGGEPEGDKPGGGEHYCEMLCCTFKTQPWLDRLKNYRFPSSIDPLTDLMYVLWLFFVVMAWNWNCWLIPVRWAFPYQTPANIHCWLLMDYLCDLIYLLDVIIFQTRLQFVQGGDIISDKKAMKENYLRSQRFKMDVVCLLPLDFFYFKVGVNPLLRFPRCLKYLAFFEFNNRLEAILSKAYIYRVIRTTAYLLYSLHVNSCLYYWASAYEGLGSTTWVYDGEGNSYIRCYYWAVKTLITIGGLPDPKTLFEIIFQLLNYFTGVFAFSVMIGQMRDVVGAATAGQTYYRSCMDSTIKYMNFYKIPRTVQNRVKMWYEYTWHSQGMLDESELLVQLPDKMRLDLAIEVNYNIVSKVALFQGCDRQMIFDMLKRLRSVVYLPNDYVCKKGEIGREMYIIQAGQVQVLGGADGKTVLVTLKAGSVFGEISLLAAGGGNRRTANVIAHGFANLFILDKKDLNEILVHYPESQKLLRKKAKKMLKNSNKPKDEKGGPGDPVIIPPKADTPKLFQAALAATGRMGGKEPLAQLRWRLKKLKAMQEMQGSSFSPIPPKSPVHQRSPVISHRASTHPGEEIISKPSDGLVTIRVISTAEEDEEILAAEISEKEEEKEEE from the exons ATGCCACATGGGATGATTCTTTGGTCACATCCAAATCTGGCTCCTGGGCTTGCACAAG GTGGAGGGATGCTGGGCTGGATCGAACGGGTGGTTCCCCAGCCCCCGGTGCCCCATCTGACAGAGGAGACACCCCCAGCGCCGATGCGGGACCCAGAGCCAGCCAAG GCACTGATGGGGAAGGCTGGTGACCCCAGGGATGCCTGTGACCATGCACACACTGAGG tggaaaagaaggtGGGATTTACAGTCGCTGAGGACTCAGCCTCTGTGTTTGAGAG TGTGGGGAGCAGTGTGTTGTCCTGGCTCTCCCAGGGGCTAGAGAAGGTGATTCCCCAGCCGGTCCCAACCCCAGGGACACTGCAGGATCTTGGGAAGAGCTTTGAGACAAGCATTGATATTCCTGATCAG ACGGAGGTCCAGATCCTCAGGGACGAGGAAGAGGATGCTTTGG AGATAACCCCCTTAGATCCAGAGGAGGACAATCTGGACGGCTATGACTCTGAAGATGGCACAGATCCCAGCAAGGAAGAGCG GGCGGGAGCACGGGTGCTCAACTGGCTGGTGCAGGGCTTCGAGAGGGTGGTGCCACAGCCAAGGATGCTGAAAAAGTTGGAG gcagagccaaAGGAGCAGAAATGCAACGCCACAGCAG GCACAAAAGGGACTAAAACCCAGGAAAAGTCAGAAAGCAACGCTTCAGCCACCCAGAGCACCGCAGCAGCAGTGGAGCCAGCAGTGGCCAAGGGGCAGCCACAGCCGGTGACCACTGTCATCCCTTGGTCCCTGGCTGAGGATGGCAGCAG GATGTTTGCCTGGTTGCTCCAAGGGATGGAGAAGGTGATGCCACAGCCAGTGaccagggagaagcagggtgAACAG CTAGTGGCCGCAGCAAACTCAAGTGCCGTGGAAGAAA TTCATATTGTCCCTGGCGAACCTGAGGAGACCAACCTTGTCTTGGAAGAGATCAACAATGACTGGATTAATGAAACCATGTGTGAGGTGATGACCTGGTGTCACAAGGCTGAGCTGGTGGCAGATGCTCATCCCCTTCCCCCCATACAGGAGGAAgctcaagaagaaaacag GCTTCCT AATTCACCTAACGAATTTCTTCTCCCCAGGCTGTGGTTGTGCTCCCTGAGCACTGccaaagaggaagaggaaaaggaggaggaggtagaggaagaggaggagaagaagaaggaggaggaggtagaggaagaggaggagaagaaggaggaggaggaggtagaggaagaggaggagaagaagaaggaggaggaggaggtagaggaagaggaggagaagaaggaggaggaggaggaggagaagaaggaggaggaggaggagaagaaggaggaggaggagaaagtggAGGAAAGTGCAGG ACCCCTGCTCTGGTCGCTTTGTCTCACTGCTGATGAGGGTGTGGATGATGTCTGCTTGGCGGAGGAGGCCCTCAGGTTTGAGCAGCTGGAAGAAGCTAAGATAAGTGATCTTGGAGGTGCTTTTGTACAG gtggaagaggagagagCTGAAGCTGCTGAAACTGATGCTGAAGGTATAATATATAGCAGT GCGCCTAGCAGCATGTCCAAGCGTGCCCGAGATGTTGAGCTAGATCAGCTGGTGCATGACGAGCCACTCACTGGCGGGGATGCCTCCCTTCCTGGCCATGGCATGCTAGAGCAGCTCCCCAATGTCCCCAGCTACCGAGCCACTGCTGACTCCCTCATCCCCATCCTTGTCGCCAGCAAGCCAAAGGCTGGAGTTGTCAACCCCAGTTTTTGCAATGAGGAGCAATCCCCGCTAG GTAATTACCCCACCGTGGACATCAAGGATGCGGACAGTGGAGGCCATGCTGTGGAGAGTGACGGTACCCACTTACTGGTGCCCAGCGCTGGGGCTCCCAATACACTGTTGGTGCCCAGCACAGTGCCAGCATCCCCCAG GAGGAAGCTACTGGCCCAGGAGGATGGTATGGAAGAGGGACCAGTGAGCCAGTCCCCCACCCGAGCATGGCTGAGCTGCGAcgaggagcagagggaaag CCTGCCTGAGCGCATCGGTTCAGCCACGAGCCTGAGCAGTGCCATCATCAACAACCGGCTCCAGGAGCTGGTGAAGCTCTTCCGAGAGAGGACCGAGAAGGTGAAGGAGAAGCTGATCGACCCCGATGTCACCTCGGATGAGGAGAGCCCTGCAGCAT CCCCTGCCAAGcctgcacctgcagcagcaccgcTGCCTCCCCCAGGAGGGGAGCCGGAGGGGGATAAGCCGGGGGGAGGTGAGCACTACTGTGAGATGCTGTGCTGCACATTCAAgacccagccctggctggaCCGCCTGAAAAACTACCGGTTCCCCAGCAGCATCGACCCACTCACCG ACCTGATGTACGTGCTGTGGCTGTTCTTCGTTGTCATGGCCTGGAACTGGAACTGCTGGTTGATCCCCGTCCGCTGGGCTTTCCCTTACCAGACACCAGCAAACATCCACTGCTGGCTGCTCATGGACTACCTCTGCGACCTCATCTATCTGCTGGACGTCATCATCTTTCAGACCCGGCTGCAGTTTGTGCAGGGGGGAGACATAATC AGCGATAAAAAGGCCATGAAAGAGAACTACCTGCGATCACAACGATTTAAG ATGGATGTGGTGTGCCTCCTGCCCCTGGATTTCTTCTACTTCAAAGTCGGTGTCAACCCACTTCTGCGCTTTCCTCGCTGTCTGAAG tACCTGGCCTTCTTTGAGTTCAACAACCGCCTGGAGGCTATCCTGAGCAAGGCGTACATCTACAG agtaaTTCGGACCACAGCCTATTTACTGTACAGCTTGCATGTGAACTCCTGCCTCTATTACTGGGCATCAGCCTACGAAGGACTGGGCTCTACCACCTGGGTCTATGATGGGGAAGGAAACAG ctaCATCCGCTGCTACTACTGGGCAGTCAAAACCCTCATCACCATCGGAGGCCTGCCAGACCCCAAGACGCTGTTCGAGATcatcttccagctgctgaaCTACTTCACGGGCgtctttgctttctctgtcatGATAGGGCAG ATGAGAGATGTGGTCGGTGCTGCTACCGCAGGGCAAACTTACTATCGGAGCTGCATGGACAGTACCATTAAATACATGAACTTCTACAAAATCCCCAGAACTGTTCAGAACCGGGTGAAAATGTGGTATGAGTACACATGGCACTCACAAGGCATGCTAG ATGAGtcagagctgctggtgcagctgccAGACAAGATGAGGCTGGACCTTGCCATTGAGGTGAACTACAACATCGTGAGCAAAGTGGCTCTCTTCCAG GGCTGTGACAGGCAGATGATCTTCGACATGCTGAAGCGGCTCCGATCGGTGGTCTACCTGCCTAACGACTACGTGTGTAAGAAG GGAGAAATTGGCCGTGAGATGTACATTATCCAGGCGGGACAAGTGCAGGTGTTGGGGGGAGCTGATGGCAAAACCGTGCTGGTGACTCTGAAAGCTGGCTCTGTGTTTGGGGAAATCAG CTTGCTGGCGGCAGGAGGGGGAAATCGCCGAACAGCAAACGTCATAGCTCACGGCTTCGCTAACCTTTTCATTTTGGATAAGAAGGACTTGAACGAGATTTTGGTGCATTACCCAGAGTCTCAGAAGCTGCTGCGTAAGAAAGCCAA gaaaatgctgaaaaacagcaataaacCCAAAGATGAGAAAGGAGGTCCTGGAGACCCAGTCATCATCCCCCCAAAAGCTGACACCCCGAAGCTCTTCCAAGCTGCCCTGGCCGCCACAGGGAGGATGGGGGGCAAAGAGCCACTGGCGCAGCTCAGGTGGAGGCTGAAGAAGCTGAAGGCGATGCAGGAGATGCAG GGTTCCAGTTTTAGTCCGATCCCACCAAAATCACCAGTGCACCAGAGATCGCCTGTCATCTCCCACAGAGCAAGCACCCACCCGGGAGAAGAAATAATCTCAAAACCTTCTGATGGTTTAGTCACCATTCGGGTGATTTCTACAgcagaagaagatgaagaaatcCTTGCTGCTGAGATTTcggagaaagaagaggaaaaagaagaggaatga
- the ZNF319 gene encoding zinc finger protein 319, whose product MSESWQQQQQQPQQPPPPQQHHAGAATLPEHSIPPSTAENPLGCAVYGILLQPDPGLQHHQHAPIQAGEPSHKCGVCGHDLAHLSNPHEHQCLPGHDRSFQCTQCLKIFHQATDLLEHQCIQVEQKPFVCGVCKMGFSLLTSLAQHHNVHNGNAMKCSICEKTYKPPEAEHSQPIDPSEKPYSCSICQKTFKHLSELSRHERIHTGEKPYKCTLCDKSFSQSSHLVHHKRTHSSERPYKCTVCEKSFKHRSHLVRHMYAHSGEHLFKCNVCELHFKESSELLQHPCTPSGERPFRCGECQKAFKRPSDLRQHERTHSEERPFKCDLCQMSFKQQYALMRHRRTHKAEEPFKCNLCEKGFVQPSHLVYHQHVHGIENLFKCNVCQKGFNQSSELLRHKCVQNAERPFKCAVCNKSYKRASALQKHQLAHCAEKPLKCTLCERRFFSSSEFVQHRCDPAREKPLKCPDCEKRFKYASDLQRHRRVHTGEKPYKCPSCEKAFKQREHLNKHHSVHAREQQYKCMWCGERFLDLGLLQEHSVQHTAEGAYQVAACLP is encoded by the coding sequence atgtcagaaagctggcagcagcaacagcagcaaccaCAACAGCCGCCACCACCGCAGCAGCACCACGCTGGGGCAGCCACCCTCCCAGAGCACTCCATcccacccagcactgctgaaaacCCCTTGGGTTGTGCCGTCTACGGCATCCTGCTCCAGCCGGACCCTGGtctgcagcaccaccagcacgCCCCCATTCAGGCTGGAGAGCCATCTCACAAATGTGGTGTGTGTGGCCACGACCTCGCTCATCTCTCCAACCCCCATGAGCACCAGTGCTTGCCAGGCCATGACCGCTCTTTCCAGTGTACCCAGTGCCTGAAGATCTTCCACCAGGCCACGGACCTCCTCGAACACCAGTGCATCCAGGTGGAGCAGAAGCCCTTTGTGTGTGGCGTCTGCAAGATGGGCTTTTCCCTCCTGACCTCGCTGGCGCAGCACCACAATGTCCACAACGGCAACGCCATGAAGTGCTCTATCTGTGAGAAGACCTACAAGCCTCCAGAGGCAGAGCATTCGCAGCCTATTGACCCCTCGGAGAAGCCCTACAGCTGCTCCATCTGTCAGAAAACCTTCAAGCACCTCTCGGAGTTGTCCCGACATGAGCGCATCCACACAGGTGAGAAGCCGTACAAGTGCACGCTGTGCGACAAGAGCTTCAGCCAGTCATCCCACCTGGTGCACCACAAACGGACACACAGCTCAGAGCGACCCTACAAGTGCACTGTGTGCGAGAAGAGCTTCAAGCACCGCTCCCACCTGGTGCGCCACATGTACGCACACTCAGGGGAGCACCTTTTCAAGTGCAACGTCTGCGAGCTGCACTTCAAGGAGTCAtcggagctgctgcagcacccctgCACACCCAGCGGGGAGCGGCCCTTCCGCTGCGGTGAGTGCCAGAAGGCCTTCAAGCGCCCCTCGGACCTGCGGCAGCATGAGCGCACACACAGCGAGGAGCGGCCCTTCAAGTGTGACCTCTGCCAGATGAGCTTCAAGCAGCAGTATGCACTCATGCGCCATCGCCGCACACACAAGGCCGAGGAGCCCTTCAAGTGCAACCTGTGCGAGAAGGGCTTCGTGCAGCCCTCGCACTTGGTGTACCACCAGCACGTGCATGGCATAGAAAACCTCTTCAAGTGCAACGTGTGCCAGAAAGGCTTCAATCAATCCTCAGAGCTGCTGCGGCATAAATGTGTGCAGAATGCGGAGCGGCCCTTCAAGTGTGCAGTGTGCAACAAGTCCTACAAGCGGgcctcagctctgcagaagcaccAGCTGGCCCACTGTGCTGAGAAGCCACTGAAATGCACGCTCTGTGAGAGAcgtttcttctcctcctccgAGTTTGTGCAGCACCGCTGCGACCCGGCCCGTGAGAAGCCCCTCAAGTGCCCTGACTGTGAAAAGCGGTTCAAGTACGCCTCGGACCTGCAGCGTCACCGGCGTGTGCACACGGGTGAGAAGCCCTACAAGTGCCCCTCCTGTGAGAAGGCCTTCAAGCAGCGCGAGCACCTCAACAAACACCACAGCGTGCACGCTCGGGAGCAGCAGTACAAGTGCATGTGGTGTGGGGAACGGTTTCTGGACTTGGgcctgctgcaggagcacagcgTCCAGCACACGGCCGAGGGCGCCTACCAGGTGGCTGCCTGCTTGCCGTGA